The Candidatus Margulisiibacteriota bacterium genome segment CCTGTCCCGCAAAAATTTAGCAAAAGCGATCTCCACGCTCTGGATCATGTTGTAATCCGCCTGATACAGCGTAACATTTTTGGGCAGAAATGCCGCGGAAACGATTTTATAAAATTCATTCCAGATCGTATCTTTTTTGTCTGTCTCGCCGGTAAACAACGCGACACTTTTGTGTCCACAGTTTTTGATAAATTCGCACAACTGGCTCAATCCGCCGCCGGTGTCTTGTAAAACGACTGGCGCGGGAAAATCCGCATTGGAATGTCCGGCCTGCACGTGCGGCATTCTGTATTTTCTGGCCAGCTCTAAAAAAGCGCCCGGTGTCCGCCCCACAAAAATAATTCCGTTATAATCGTAAATCTCGCCATAATCCCGCTCGAATTCGGATAAGATCCGGAAATCCAAACCCAGCTCAGACAGCCGCTGGGTAATGCCGAAAATCACATCCGTATAATATTCGCCGTAATAGTGATTTTTATAATTGTTAAAAACCAATAATATTTTCTGCACTTTCAAGGAGTGCTCGGAAAAATAATTTAATTCGCGGGCTTTATTCAGGATTTTCTCCCGCATCTTTCGGGAAATTTTTTGCGGATGGTTGATCGCCGTGCAGACCGCCGAAACCGAAACGCCGCAGGCCTTTGCTATATCTTTTAAAGTTGCCATTTGTTGTATTCTACAATTTTTTTTCTAAAAATACAAATAAAATATAATAAAATTTACAATAAAATTCAGCTAAACTATTTAGATAAGAAAAGTGAAAGGCGGTACCCGATATGAAAGAAGCTCGGAAACTCCGAAAACTATGGCTCTTTATTATAAAACAAGCCAAAACATTTCAGCTGGAGAAAATACGCTAATGCTGGACACTCTCAACACCACAGCTCAAGTGCGGCGCTTGATCGTGGATTCGATCAACAAGGCCTTGCGCGGCGTTCCCGCGGATAGTCTGCCGGGCAGCGCCAAGCACATTGATTATGAGATCGGCGCGCTTTTGCCGGCCATAGACAACAAAACCGAATTTTGCCAGCAAATGCTGGTCAAGCTGCGGGCCTGCGCCAGCCGCAGCGTAAAGGAGCCGGCTAAAGATTTTTTGGCCAAGTTAAAAGCC includes the following:
- a CDS encoding LacI family transcriptional regulator — its product is MATLKDIAKACGVSVSAVCTAINHPQKISRKMREKILNKARELNYFSEHSLKVQKILLVFNNYKNHYYGEYYTDVIFGITQRLSELGLDFRILSEFERDYGEIYDYNGIIFVGRTPGAFLELARKYRMPHVQAGHSNADFPAPVVLQDTGGGLSQLCEFIKNCGHKSVALFTGETDKKDTIWNEFYKIVSAAFLPKNVTLYQADYNMIQSVEIAFAKFLRDRKKTLILCSSDLLAYYIYRAVRKYGVNIPKDISVTGFDGISFPRFVDEPRPQLTTVWTDRAALGARAVDLLLRLLRREKVDLLNRLPMQIRIGDSVRRIG